A portion of the Paenibacillus hamazuiensis genome contains these proteins:
- the rfbD gene encoding dTDP-4-dehydrorhamnose reductase, with product MKIAITGAGGQLGKDLVRTLAPGHEIFAFTRAELNVANERAVSETFAKVKPDVIIHAAAYTQVDRAEREPEAVYTVNSFGSRNVALAAKHTGAKLVYISTDYVFDGKKEGAYKESDWTNPLSVYGSSKLHGEKFTELICDRYYIVRTSWLYGKYGDNFVTKVVSLAEKQQVLAMVCDQFGSPTYTLDLAEFISALIETDRYGVYHASNRGVCSRYEFAQHILKAAGLTNVVLKPVSSDSFPASAIRPVNSALDDEAIRVNNLPPLREWVPALYDFIRNDLNYAGVRKEKEGMNDD from the coding sequence ATGAAAATTGCCATTACCGGAGCGGGCGGACAGCTGGGCAAAGACCTGGTGCGCACGCTTGCTCCAGGGCATGAAATCTTCGCTTTCACGCGGGCCGAGCTGAATGTGGCAAACGAGCGCGCAGTGAGCGAGACCTTTGCGAAGGTAAAGCCCGATGTCATTATCCATGCGGCCGCCTATACCCAGGTGGATCGGGCGGAACGGGAGCCGGAAGCCGTGTACACCGTCAATTCGTTCGGTTCCCGCAATGTCGCGCTTGCCGCGAAACATACGGGAGCGAAGCTGGTTTATATCAGCACGGACTACGTATTCGACGGGAAAAAGGAAGGCGCCTACAAGGAATCGGACTGGACGAATCCGCTTAGCGTGTACGGCAGCTCCAAGCTGCACGGAGAGAAATTCACTGAGCTGATTTGCGACCGTTACTACATCGTGCGGACCTCGTGGCTTTACGGCAAATACGGGGACAATTTCGTCACGAAGGTGGTCTCCCTTGCCGAGAAGCAGCAAGTGCTGGCGATGGTGTGCGACCAGTTCGGCTCGCCGACGTATACGCTGGACCTTGCCGAATTTATCTCCGCGCTCATCGAGACGGACCGCTACGGGGTTTACCATGCCTCCAACCGGGGCGTCTGCTCCAGGTACGAGTTCGCGCAGCATATTTTGAAGGCAGCCGGGCTTACGAATGTCGTTCTGAAGCCTGTTAGTTCGGACTCCTTCCCCGCTTCGGCCATCCGTCCCGTCAATTCGGCCCTGGATGACGAAGCGATTCGGGTGAACAACCTCCCGCCGCTTCGCGAATGGGTACCGGCACTTTACGATTTTATCCGCAATGATCTGAACTACGCAGGCGTCCGCAAGGAAAAGGAGGGAATGAACGATGATTGA
- the rfbB gene encoding dTDP-glucose 4,6-dehydratase produces the protein MRRMLVTGGMGFIGSNFVRYWRERHPEDTVVNYDLLTYAGNRNNVADLEEGPRYRFVRGDIADARQVGQVLAEERIDTVVHFAAESHVDRSIAEPQSFVGTNVLGTQILLEAARRHGVARFVHISTDEVYGTLGPEGLFSESTPLAPNSPYSASKAGADLLARAYFETYRFPVMITRCSNNYGPYQFPEKLIPTVITRALRDQPVPVYGDGLNVRDWLHVHDHITAVERVIEAGIPGEVYNIGGSNERTNLQIVHRILQELGKPFSLIEFVPDRLGHDRRYAIDSAKIRSQLGWNPLYTFEEGIVQTVNWYVSHAEWWQSILDGTYRRIDQAGRGGQSG, from the coding sequence ATGAGGCGTATGCTGGTCACCGGCGGAATGGGCTTTATCGGCAGCAACTTCGTGCGTTATTGGCGGGAACGCCATCCGGAGGACACGGTTGTGAATTACGACCTGCTGACCTATGCAGGCAACAGGAACAACGTCGCCGATCTGGAGGAAGGACCACGTTATCGGTTCGTCCGGGGAGATATCGCGGACGCCCGGCAGGTGGGTCAGGTGCTGGCGGAGGAACGGATCGATACGGTCGTGCATTTTGCCGCCGAATCCCATGTCGACCGCAGCATTGCCGAGCCGCAAAGCTTTGTCGGGACCAACGTGCTCGGGACGCAAATTTTGCTGGAGGCGGCCCGCAGGCATGGCGTTGCCCGTTTCGTGCACATTTCCACCGACGAGGTGTACGGCACGCTCGGTCCGGAGGGGTTGTTTTCGGAATCGACGCCGCTTGCTCCGAACAGCCCTTATTCAGCGAGCAAGGCCGGGGCCGATCTGCTGGCTCGGGCGTACTTCGAAACGTACCGCTTTCCCGTCATGATCACGCGCTGCTCGAACAACTACGGTCCCTATCAGTTTCCGGAAAAGCTCATTCCGACGGTTATCACCCGGGCGCTCCGGGATCAGCCGGTTCCCGTGTACGGCGACGGCCTGAACGTGCGGGACTGGCTGCACGTGCACGACCACATCACCGCTGTCGAGCGGGTGATCGAAGCGGGTATTCCCGGCGAGGTATACAATATCGGCGGCAGCAACGAAAGAACGAACCTGCAGATCGTTCACCGCATCCTGCAGGAGCTCGGCAAACCGTTCTCGCTGATCGAATTTGTCCCCGACCGGCTTGGCCACGACCGCCGTTACGCGATCGATTCGGCCAAAATCCGCTCGCAGCTCGGCTGGAACCCGCTTTATACGTTTGAAGAGGGCATTGTCCAAACCGTGAATTGGTATGTCAGCCACGCGGAGTGGTGGCAGAGCATATTGGATGGAACTTATCGCCGTATCGATCAGGCCGGGAGGGGAGGACAATCCGGATGA
- a CDS encoding sugar phosphate nucleotidyltransferase, which translates to MKGVILAGGLGTRLQPMTRFLNKHLLPVGPNPMIHYALSKLAESGIDDILLVCGKKSAGLFIDYIGSGREWDVRVSFTVQEEAGGIAHALALAEGFVQPDEKFIVLLGDNLFEDSLADEFARFRQRPEKAHVFLKEVDDPRRFGVPVLDGTRIVRIEEKPEQPQSSYCVTGIYMYDADVFDVIRSIRPSARGELEITDVNNAYAASGMLSYSILRGWWLDAGTHHSLWEASRRMAKGEME; encoded by the coding sequence ATGAAAGGTGTGATTTTGGCCGGCGGGTTGGGCACTCGCTTGCAGCCGATGACCCGTTTTCTGAACAAGCATCTTCTTCCTGTCGGTCCTAACCCGATGATACATTATGCGCTGTCCAAATTGGCCGAATCGGGGATCGACGATATTTTGCTCGTTTGCGGGAAGAAGTCCGCAGGATTATTCATCGACTACATCGGCAGCGGACGCGAGTGGGATGTCCGCGTGTCGTTTACAGTGCAGGAAGAGGCGGGAGGAATTGCGCACGCTCTTGCACTTGCGGAAGGCTTCGTTCAGCCGGACGAAAAGTTCATAGTGCTGCTCGGCGACAATTTGTTTGAAGACTCGCTTGCCGATGAATTCGCACGGTTCAGGCAGCGGCCTGAGAAAGCCCACGTGTTTCTGAAAGAAGTGGACGATCCGCGCCGGTTCGGCGTTCCGGTGCTGGACGGAACACGCATCGTACGGATCGAGGAGAAGCCGGAGCAACCGCAATCCTCCTACTGCGTAACGGGGATCTACATGTACGATGCGGACGTTTTTGACGTCATCCGTTCCATCCGGCCTTCGGCGCGGGGCGAGCTGGAAATTACCGATGTAAACAACGCTTACGCCGCCAGCGGCATGCTGTCGTACAGCATCCTCCGCGGCTGGTGGCTCGATGCGGGCACCCACCATTCGTTATGGGAAGCATCCCGGCGAATGGCAAAGGGGGAGATGGAATGA